CGGTTCCTTTGACTTCGATAAACCAAACAAACGAAGAAAGAAAGTAAAGCGCGCCGAGGAAAAACAAAACTCCCAAAGCCAGCGCTTTTCTGCGCAGCAACCGTTTATATAGAAAAGGAAAACCAACGCGCCGCTCAAAGTGAAAACGGCATTTGGTCCGCCTGGCGATGTGGCGCAGTGCTTTGACAGCGCCCAGGCGAACTTTCAGTAGAACAGCTCCTTCTCTTACCCTTGTTATATCCCAGAGGTAGATGCCTCTGCTGGCAGCCATGTTGACGAATCTTTCCGTCGCTTTCCCGGTTACCAGGATCACCACGTAACCCAGCAGAGCAGACATCAGTCTAAACAATAACATAGAAAATCCCCCGAATTCAAGTTATGATATTTATTTCTTCATCAAAGGAAACTGAGCGACCGGATTTTTCCTTCCACACACAGCTCGTCCGGCAGTATATTACGAAGCATCAGGTTCTCACCAACGACCGCGACTTCGCCTTCCCCTACGCTTACCCTGACCCCTTCCGTAGTGTACTCTATTATTCCGCGGTGGTTTTCAATAAAAAGCTGAATATTGCCGATCATGATTATCTTCGGCAAATTCAGGACCACGTCTCCGGGCAGTTCCATTGCTTCAGAAAACTGCCTTTTAACTTTCCTTTGAAAATCGCGCCAGCCCATAAAAAATCCCCTCCTCGCCACAATTTTATGCGACTGAAGGGGAATAAATTACTATTTAATGGTAATCGCACCTGCAATATCCTTTACATACTGCCATTCCTCTGGGTCATGTGCGAATGAATCAACCATGTTTTTCAATCACATAATACCAATGAAAATTGTTAACCGGTTCTCGAAAAGCCTTTGGGGTAGTGGGCTTGGGGTTATCCTCCGCTCGCTTCGCAATTCTCCATTTGTGAAACAAGAACGTCATCCCGGCCGCAACTCCAGACAGCCCTCCGTTAGCTACGCGCTATTTAAGCTTTTCTGCATGCAACGCACGCGCTAAGGAACACACCCAGGTGCTCCGCTCGCTCCGGATAACCCCAAGCCCGCAAGTCAAGCCTTTTCGAGCAATATTCTTGAGACAGGTGCGCTACACTCGCATTTTATAATAGGTGCAAAACTATGTTTCATATTAATTCGCGCCCACATTTGCTTGGGAATACTTCGTAGGCTGGACACTTGTTTTCAGTGTAGTTGCACATGCCGCTGTCGCAGCACCAGCAGAGAATGAGAGCTTAGTGATGTTATTCTCAGTAGTTCCGCCTTTTGGAACGGAGACCGCCGCGAGGACCCAGTATTTGCGACCAGGCCATTCCCTTGACCACCTGACCAGGGCATAGCATATCGCTGAACGGACCTTCCTGGTCACTGCGCTCGCATCGCTTCCGGGCAGGGCCCCCCTTTTCGCCTTCCATGCCGCACGGAGCTTTGACTTCAGCCCCTGCTACAGGACCTTCAGGGCACAACCCGGACGGCTGTCCTTTCACGGGGGGGGCAGCCATTTCCTCGGCTAAAACTACCGGCTCGCTGTATTCCGCTAACGGCTCTTCCTCCCAGTCCCTTCTCATGACGGATAATTCATCAGGCTGTTCATAGCCAGGCGGTTCTTCGCTGCGCCGGGTAAGGTACTCAGGAATTTTGAGCTTGGGCTTCTCTTCACTTTCAGGCACAGGCCTTCCCATACCTGGCGGGGGCCCGCCCAGAGGGCCATCGAATCTGCCTTTGCCCCCGGCACGTTCCATAAGGCGCCAGATACTTCTCGCCAGGAGGAATAAAAAGACCAGCCAGAATATCGTATTCAATTTAACACGCCCTCGTATATCGTTTTACTCCGGTTGACTGCATGGATTTTGTCCGGCAGGATTATTTCACAGGCAGGTCAGGGCCGGCGTCCTCTCTTTGATGACCGATCCTGGACAACGAATCCCTCATCTGGGTATCAGAGAGCAGGTTTTGCAAATTATAATAGTCCATCACACCAAGCTTGCCCTGGCGCAGGGCTTCTGCCATGGCAAGAGGCACCTCGGCTTCAGACTGGACGACTTTGGCTCGCATTTCCTGTACAGAGGCCTTCATCTCTTGCTCCTTGGCCACGGCCATAGCCCTTCGTTCCTCAGCCTTGGCCTGGGCAATCCGCTTGTCCGCTTCGGCCTGGTCGGTCTGCAACTGTGCGCCGATGTTCCGGCCCACATCCACATCAGCGATATCGATGGAGAGAATTTCAAAAGCTGTTCCGGCGTCCAGCCCCTTGCTGAGAACAGTTTGGGAAATCAAATCGGGATTTTCCAGGACAAGTTTATGGCTTTCAGCGCTGCCCACAGTCGTAACCACACCCTCACCGACGCGCGCGAGAATCGTCTCTTCGCCGGCGCCCCCTACCAGGCGGTCAATATTGGCCCGTACGGTTACCCTGGCGATTACCTTAACCTCAATCCCGTCCTTGGCTACCGCCGAGACCAGAGGGGTTTCCAGCACCTTCGGGTTGACACTCATCTGTACAGCCATAAAAACATCACGCCCGGCCAGGTCTATTGCCGCCGCCCGCTCGAAGGGCAGCGGTATTGCGGCCCGTTCCGCGGCAACCAGCGCATTTACCACCCTATCCACATTACCTCCGGCCAAATAATGCGCCTCCAACTGGTTTACGGTAATGTTAAGCCCTGCCTTATCTGCCTTAATCAGCGGGTTAACAATCTTTGCAGGAGGTACTCTCCGCAGGCGCATTCCTATTAAGGTAAAAATGCCTACCCTGACCCCCGCCGCGAGCGCAGATATCCATAGCCCTACCGGTATAAAACTAAAAACAACTGCAACAGCGATAAAAACAAAGACAACAAGCATCAGCGAAGCGATAAATCCTGCGTTCATAGTTAATTTCCTCCCTATTAATTTATTTTATAGAATTTCTACTGCTTTTCCATAGGGCTTGTGTGAATGAACCAACTAAAGCTTTCATCCACAAACTCTCAATGAGAATATGTACCCACCATTTAATCACTGATCCGGTTATTAATGTAGGTGCGATTTCAATTGCACACGCCGCGCCAGCGCCGGACTTGTGGGAGCTAATGTAACATTTGTGCGAATAAATTCGCACCTACATTTTTTGAGATGCGCTCTGTGTGCATTTTCAGGTTATTTCTTTAACAACCACTCTAGTTCCTTCAACCTTGATAACTTTGACCGCCGCTCCAGTACTGACAAATTCTCCTTCAGTCACTACATCCAGACGGTGACCATCAATTTCGGCAGCGCCGGACGGGCGCAGCGGCGTAAGAGCCGTTCCTTCCCAGCCTGTAAAAAGGCTTAGTTCAGAAAGTGGGGCTACGTAGCCTTCTTCTTTTTGCTGCCTGTTTTGAAGAGTCAGCTTATACCACATATTGTAGCGGGACATCAGCTTAATTCCGACAAACAAGATAATTATAGTGGCGACAAGCGCCATAACAAGTGCTGAAGTAGCCTGAGTGACATCAACCGCAACTAATAATATTCCCCAGCCCACCAATATAATTCCTGTAATGCCAGCCACTCCAAATCCAGGAAATACGAAAATTTCCAATATCAGAGCAATTAAACCCAGTAAAAAAGCAAGATAGGCCAGCCAGATAATAAGCGCGGGAGACATAATATGGGTCCACCTCCTTATTGCAAAAAATGCTTGGCTTAAGGCCAAGCATTATCTTTTGTGTTTTTTTCAGTGAAATTTCCGTTTCCTTGCCGCTTCAGACTTTTTCTTCCTTTTTACGCTGGGTTTTTCGTAATGTTCATGTTTCCTGGCCTCTGCAAGTACACCGGCTTTTTGACAGGTGCGCTTGAAACGCCGGAGGGCACTGTCCAATGTTTCATTTTTACCCACTTTCACTTCCGCCACTAACTTTCCCTCCCTCCGCTAAAACCATAAAGCCGAAATCTATCTAATAGTCAAGCTGCTCTCCCATTGTACAAATACCATGTTATTATACAACAGGTTTTAGCCAGGAGTCAACCGCTACAATTGACTACAATGACCTTGAATAAGCATTTCAGTACAAACATGTTGGTTTGGCCTGCGCGTCCTACCCTGGCGGCCAGTTTAAAGGCCTTCCTGCCAGCAGGTGGTAGTGGATATGCATAACCGTTTGCTGGGCATCACGGCCACAGTTATTCACCAGGCGAAAGCCCTCCTCCGCTAAACCCATTTTAACAGCCAACCGGGCAGCTGTTAACTGAATCTGTCCCATCAGGAAGGTGTCCTTTTCATCCATATCCGCCAGAGCCGGAATGTGCTTTTTGGGAATAATGATAAGGTGGACGGGAGCCATGGGATTGATATCTTTAAAAACTAGTACCTGTTCGTCTTCATAGGCGATCTCGGCCGGTATTTCCTTTTTGATTATCTTGCAAAAAAGGCAGTCCTGCATGTTTTCCACCTCCTCCCACCTGGGAATAACTTCTCTAGAACTTTAATTCAACACAATTTTGGTAATTCCTCCACCTCAGCGAGCGATAATTTTACCTGTTAGGTGGTTCTCCTCTAATCCCTCAATCTTAACCCTGACTACTTGGCCCGACAGGTTTTCATCACCGGGGAAAACGGTCCTGACATAATTGTCGGTCAGCCCTTCGTATAAGCCGTATGAATCCGGCAAGCTCCGTTCGACCAGCACAGGCAGGTCCATCCCAACCAGTGATGAGGCAAACCGGGCAGCCATTTTTTCGCCCAGCCGGATCAGTCTATGACTGCGCTGGTCGCTTGTTGGCGGGTCTACCTGATCCGGGTAGGCAGCAGCCGGGGTTCCCCGGCGCGGGGAATACTTAAAGACATGCAGTCTGCTGTAGGCTATTTTTTCGACGAACCTGTATGTATTCATAAAATCCACTTCCCGCTCACCCGGGAAGCCCACTATAACATCAGTGGTAAGGCCCAGGTTGGGGATATTCTCCCTTAAAACCTCCACCAGGCGCAAATACTCCCAGGTATTATAGCGCCTGCCCATCCGTTCCAGTATTTGATCGTCGCCGGACTGCAGGGGTACGTGCAGGTGCCGGCAAAACTTGTCCGAACCGGCCAGCACTTCAACCAAGTCCAGGGTAATATCATTGGGTTCTATGGAGCTGAGACGCAGCCTCAACAGGCCCGGTATATCACTAAGGCTGCGGAGCAAAGCGGACAGTGTGTGCTCCCCACCCAGGTCCCGTCCATAAGCGCCGGTGTGAATGCCGGTAAGAACAATTTCTGTAAAGCCCGCTTCCACCAGCTGCCGCGCTGTTTTCAGGACGTTCTCCGGTTTCCTGCTGCGCAGCGGACCTCTGGCCACAGGTACGATACAGTAGGTGCAGCAATTGTCGCAGCCTTCCTGAATTTTCAGAAAAGCACGGGCCCGCCCGCTTAGGGGGATGGAAGAAAACTCTTCAAACTGGTCGCTTGCATTATAAGCGCTCACAGCCGCTAGAGGCTTTCCGCCCTTAACGGCGTTTTTTACCAGTTCTACAATCCTGGAGCGCTCCCTTGTTCCCACGATCAGGTCGACACCAGGAATTTTCATAACCTCGCCGGTTGAGGTCTGGGCGTAGCACCCGGTAACTACTACCAGCGCAGCGGGGTTCCTTCTGGCGGCTCGGCGTATTAACTGCCTGGATTTACGGTCACTCAGGTGGGTCACGGTACAAGTGTTGATAATGTATAAATCAGCCTCGTCCTCAAAATCCACGATCTTATAGCCCTGATCCTGGAAAAGCCCGGCCAGGGCGGCTGACTCATACTGATTTACCTTGCAGCCAAGGGTAGCTATACCCACCCGTTTTTCATCCATCCAGTTTCCCCCCCAAATCACCACACTGGTATAGTATTATCGCAAGCACGGCCAGGCCGGCGGTTTCTGTCCGTAAAATACGAGGTCCCAGTGTCACCGGTCTGACACCATGCGAGCGGGCCAGCTCCACCTCTGCAGGGGTAAAACCGCCTTCCGGGCCGATGAAAACATAGATATCCCCCCAGGGTCCACTTACCCCCAGGACTTTTTTAAGCGATTCCTGGTTTTCTTCCTCCCAGGGGATCACTGCGGCAGTGTTGTCAGGCATGCCTGCCAGAGCTTCTTCCCACCCTGCCGGTGGCAATACTTCCGGAACATCAGGCCGGCGGCACTGCTTGGCGGCTTCACGGGCTATACGCTGCCATCGCTCGAGACGACACAGCGGCTTGTCCCCCGCCAACTTAACAACCGACCTGTCGCAGATTAGCGGGATTAGCCTGCATACTCCCAATTCGGTGGCTTTCTGAACGATCAAGTCCATCTTATCATTCTTGGGCAAGCCCTGGACAAGGGTAATCCGGAGCGCAGGCGCACCCCCGGCATTACTTTCCGAAACAACAGCGCAGACTACTGATTCCCGGCCGGCCTGTTCGATCACAGCCTCATAGACCATACCCCGCCCGTCAAGGACGGTCAGGGTGTCTCCCGGCTCGAGACGCAGTACCTTTACAATATGTACAACATCCGGCCCGGTTATAGTGACCCGGCCTGCCTTGACCTGTTCAGGAGAAACAAAAAAACGGGGCATCGTAAAAACTCCATAAGCTTTTTTCAATTTAAAATTATCAAGGATTGGCTTTTGCTACTAAAGCGACCCAGCCGCCGTCCTCCGACTGTTCAACAACAGAGAGCCCGGCTGACTCCAAAGCGGCGATAACTTCAGGACCGCGCTCGCTGATAATGCCTGAGGCAATGAATATGCCGCCGGGAACCAGGGTTTTTGATACATCTACAGCGAGGCCGGCGATTATGCCGGCAATAATATTGGCAACAATCAGGCCGGCCTTGCCCTCTATGCTGGACAACAAATCTCCCTGTATAACTTTTACACGACCGGCAACCCCGTTACGTTCAATATTAGCTAGCGCGGTACGGCAGGCTACAGGATCATGGTCAACTGCAACAACCCGCCCGGACCCAAGCAATGCTGACGCTATGGCCAGGATACCTGAGCCGGTACCGACGTCGTAAACGGTTGCGCCGTCCTGAACATACTTCTCCAGCAGTTTGAGACAGAGGGCTGTGGTCGGGTGGGCGCCGCACCCGAAGGCCATCCCCGGGTCCATATCGATGACCAACTCACCGGCGACAACAGGATAATCCTCCCAGGACGGCTTTACAACCAGCCGCTGCCCCACATGCACGGGCTTGTAATAGGCTTTCCAGCAATTCGCCCAGTCTTCCTCCGCAACACGGCATGTACGCAATTCAGGAGCTGGAGTAAGCTCCAGGCTGTTTAAGGCAGCCCTAAGCGCTTCCAACCGCCCGGCCAATTCAGCGCCGGAAGCCAAGTACCCCTTGACCACAGGACGTCTTTCACCAGGCGACGGCGTCTCGACGCCCCACTCGTCGGGTTCTGCTGCCGCAGCATAACGAAGAATAACGGCGGGATCCTCGATAACAACCCCGCCTGTTCCCATATCTTGAAAAATATCAGCAACCAATTCCACCCCTTCGGGTGGAACCTGCACAGCCACTTCCAACCAATCCAAACGTAACTCTCCTATTCTGTGGTCAGGCGTAGGGCGTAAGGCGTTGGACGTAAATTATACTGCATTCCTTCCAGGTCTTTTATACACCTGAGCCGACGTCAAAAGAAACAGGTTCTTTTCTACGCCTTACGCCTTGCGACCTACGACATCAATTAAACTAAGAAAATCTAAAACCACATGAGTATCTTTATTTGAAAGAATTCACACAATCAACTACCCCATAAACGCGTCTCTCATTTTTCCAAAGAAGCCTTTGTCGGCGCCTGTTGCGGAAGCTTGCGGGTTGTCTGCGCCCAAGCGGGCAAATTCCCTCAATAATTCTTTTTGCTTCTCGGTCAGCTTGCCTGGCGTCACCACTTTGACCAGCACATGCTGGTCACCGCGTCCATAGCCGTTGACGTGCGGGACGCCCTTGCCCTTAATCCGGAAAACAGTGCCCGACTGGGTTCCCTCCGGTATTTTAAGCCTTTCATTCCCTTCCAGGGTAGGGACCTCCAACTCGTCGCCCAGGGCTGCCTGGGTAAAAGAAACAGGGACTTCGCAGATCAGGTCATCGCCTTCCCGCTTGAAAACACGATGGGGCTTGACATGGATGTAGACATAGAGGTCACCGGGCGGCCCGCCCTTTGCCCCGGCTTCACCTTCACCGGACAGACGCAGCCGCGATCCGTTATCCACCCCGGGCGGCACCTTGACTTTGATGCTCCGGGTCTTGCGGACCTGGCCCTCTCCACGGCAGGTCGGGCATGGCTTGTCAACAATCTTGCCGGCGCCGCGGCAGCGGTCACAGGTACGGGACTGGACAATACGTCCAAAAGGAGTACTCTGGGTAAACTGCATCTGTCCGGTGCCGGCGCAGGCCAGGCAGGTCTTGGGCTTGCTGCCGGGGGCCGCGCCATTTCCACCGCAGGTGCCGCAGGTCTCGGTGCGGGGCACCTTGATTTCACGCTCCAGCCCGAAGGCAGCCTCTTTCAAGTTCAGCTCCAGGTCAGCCCTGATGTCGTTGCCCCTTTCGGGGCCGCTACGCCGCCTGCCGCCGCCACCACCGAAGAACATCTCAAAAATGTCCCCGAGGCCGCCAAAATCACCAAAGCCCTCAAAACCACCAAAGCCCTGTCCGTCAGCCCCGGCATGGCCAAAACGGTCATAGCCGGCCCTTTTTTCCGGGTCGCTTAAAACAACATAGGCCTCACTGATTTCCTTGAATTTGGCCTCGGCTTCTTCCTTATTGCCGGGATTGGCATCGGGGTGATGCTGGCGCGCCAGCTTGCGGTATGCTTTTTTAATCTCATCCGCAGACGCATTTTTGGATACGCCCAGGACCTCGTAATAATCTCGTTTTGCCATCTGCACCACCTCTTCTAACTACAACAAAGGAAAGGGGAACCGTAATTCCCCTTAACAAAGGTTACTTTCGGGTTTATTAGTTTGAAATACAAATCCATTCTACCATAAATGAGACAATATTTTTAGGGGGGTTATTTATCCTCTTTTACTTCGAAGTCAGCGTCAACAACATTATCTTTAGGCTCCCGGGCGGCTGTGCCTTCCTGACCTCCACCGGCTGCGCCGTCACCCCCCGGCTGTCCGGTTTTTTGATACATGGCCGAGGTCAGTTCGTACAGCGGCCCGGTCAGCGCTTCCAGCTTAGCCTTGATGTCATCAATATTATTGCCTTTAAGCGCTTCTTTGAGGTCATCGGCAGCCTTCTGCAGCTTTTCAATAGAAGCCGCGTCGGCCTTATCCTTGAAGTCCTTGATGGATTTTTCCGCCTGGTAAACCATGCTGTCGGCCTGGTTGCGGGTATCGATCTCTTCCTTGCGCCTGGCATCCTCGGCGGCATGTATTTCTGCCTCTTTGACCATATTATTGATTTCCTGGTCGTTGAGTTTGGTAGAAGCAGTGATGGTCATGCTTTGTTCCTTGCCGGTGCCCATGTCCTTGGCCGAGACATTGACGATACCGTTGACGTCGATGTCAAATTTGACCTCGATTTGCGGCACTCCCCTGGGAGCGGGTGGAATACCGGTCAGGGTAAAGCGGCCCAGCGTCTTGTTGTCCGCAGCCATCGAGCGCTCGCCCTGCAGCACGTGGATTTCCACAGTGGTCTGGCCATCCGCGGCAGTGGAAAAGATCTGGCTTTTTGAGGTTGGAATGGTGGTGTTGCGCTCAATCAACCTGGTAGAAACACCGCCCAGGGTCTCAATGCCCAGGGACAGCGGAGTCACATCAAGCAACAGCACATCTTTGACCTCACCGGCCAGGACCCCGGCCTGGATCGCCGCGCCAACGGCAACACACTCGTCCGGGTTGATGCCCTTGTGCGCTTCCTTGCCCAGGAACTTACGGATGGCTTCCTGGACGGCGGGAATCCTGGTTGAGCCGCCAACCAGCAAGATTTTGTGGATATCCTTGGGCTGCAGCCCGGCGTCTGAAAGAGCCTGGCGGGTCGGCCCCATGGTCTTTTCAACCAGGTCTGCCGTCATTTCCTCAAACTTGGCTCTGGAAAGAGTTATGTCTAAATGCTTCGGCCCGCTGGCGTCCGCAGAGATAAACGGCAGGTTGATATTGCTGGTGGCTACCCCGGAAAGCTCTATCTTTGCTTTTTCGGCAGCTTCCTTGAGGCGCTGCATGGCCATTCTGTCGTTGCGCAGGTCAATCCCCGTATCTTTTTTGAACTCGGTCGCAAGGTAGTCGATTACCCTCTGGTCAAAGTCATCTCCACCCAGGCGGTTGTTGCCGCTGGTAGCTTTAACTTCAAAGACTCCGTCTCCCAGTTCAAGGATAGATACGTCGAAGGTGCCGCCGCCCAGGTCGAAAACCAAAACAGTCTGTTCGTCTTCCTTATCCAGGCCGTAGGCCAGGGCTGCGGCCGTAGGCTCATTGATAATACGTAAAACTTCCAAGCCCGCTATTTTACCGGCGTCCTTGGTGGCCTGACGTTGTGAGTCACTGAAATAGGCCGGCACCGTGATAACCGCCTTATCCACCTTTCCACCCAGGTAGGCTTCCGCGTCAGCCTTGAGTTTCTGCAAAATCATGGCGGATATTTCCTGTGGCGTGTAATTCTTGCCGTCAATATTTTCTTTGTGATCGGAGCCCATGTGGCGTTTAATCGAACTGATAGTGCGATCCGGGTTGCTGACGGCCTGCCTTTTCGCTACCTGCCCGACCAGCCTTTCACCGGTTTTTGAAAATCCCACCACAGAAGGGGTGGTCCTGGCGCCTTCCGCATTGGGAATAACAACCGCTTCGCCGCCTTCCATTACAGCAACGCAGGAGTTGGTGGTACCCAGGTCTATTCCGATAACCTTAGACATTGTATTCTACCTCCTAGAATCTGTTTCCAAATTATTATAAAGCTACAGCAACTTTAACCATGGACGGCCGGATTACTTTTTCTCTCAGGGAATAACCCCGGCGGAACTCTTCAACAACTGTATTGGCAGGGTGCTCACCGGAATCGTCCTGGGCCACCGCCTCGTGCCTGGTAGGATCAAAAGGTTCCCCAACTGCCTGGATGGGGGTGACACCTTCGGTTGCCAGCACATCCAACAGCTGCTTGTAAATCATCTCCACCCCAGCTTTAAAGCCCTCTATCGAGTCACCCTCCGCCGCCAAAGCCAGACCGAAGTTGTCAAGCACCGGCAGGAGAGCGACCACCAGCTGCTCAGAGGCATATTTATAGTAATCATCCTTTTCCTGCCTGGTGCGACGCCGAAAATTTTCAAAGTCGGCCTGCAAACGAAGCAGCCGGTCATAATAATCTTGTGCCCGTGTCGTCTGTTCGGCCAATAACCTTTGCAGTTCGGCCGGATCACTGCCCGCAGCAGGAACCCCTTCCGCTTCCGCTTCCTGGTGCCCGTTATCCTCTACCGCGCTTGTTGTGGGATCTTTCTCCATAACACTTTGCTCTTTTCCCTCGTCGGAAATTTCCTGAACATCTTTCTCTTTCTTTTCATCTTTTACCAACATTGTTCACCTCACAGACCAGACAAGCTGGAATCTTTTGGCTTGAAGTCTTCTTCCCGTTTCTTAATTATAGTATCGATTCTTAAGATTGCCTCGGCCACCTCACCGGCGGCCTTAAGCGCGTATATTTTTACTTCGGCCGGATCGACAATACCCATTTCCAGCATGTCGGCTACCTGCCCGCTGTCACAGTCGACGGCCAGAGAATTTTTTCCTGTTTCAACTTGTGCGGCAATCACATCCCCCAGTTTTTCCAGGGGATTGAAACCAGCATTGGCGATAATCTGGGACATAGGACGCTTGAGCGCCTCCACCACACAGTCCACCCCGTACGCCGCCATGCCGCGGATACCTTCCCGCACTTTTTCCACCTCGCGGGCTACCGCAAGTTCCAGCGAGCCGCCGCCAGGCACCACCCCGCCCCTGACCGCCGACTGCACGGAGGCAGACGCGTCCTTGGCGATACGCTCACGCTCGCCAACCACCTCGGAAGTAGCGGCGCCTACCAGCACAGTGGCCATCGGCTTGCCTCTTCCTCCCTGGACCCAGACCTGTTCAAGTTTTTCGTCGTTATAGACCCGGTCTGCGAATCCAAGGTATTTTAGGAGTTCCTCTGTAGTTCTTTTCAGCCCGGTCCGCTTGATCATCCTGGCTCCCGTATGTTCGGCGGCCTTACGCAGTTCCTTGTTGGCCACCCGCTGGACCACCATAACGCCTGCGTCCGTTAAAATCTCCTCAGCCGCATCGTTTACGCCGCGGTCGGCCAGTACCAGTCCCACTCCCAGGCTGGTAATTTTTTGGACGTTTTCCTTGAATTCGGCCTGCAGCTGCAGGTAACGCGCAAACCCGGACTCGGTCCCGAGGGCTTCCTCATCAATTTCCTCCGGCTCCAAGGCGTCGTCGATAATCAAGACCTTGACCTCACCCAGTTCCCCGGGCATCTGGCGGTTCATCCGCTCCTTATTAATAATTACGCCCATGAAAACCTGGTTTAAAGCGCCCTCTTCAGCTACAACGGTATCTGAAAACTTAAAAGAACTGTCCTTTAGCTTCTCCTCCCCAATCAACACCGCGGCCCGCTTCACCAGGTCGGCAATGTCCTCGTGGCCGCGGCCCGAAACGAGCGCCACCTGGCGCACAAACTGGTCATGCACCCCGTTGATCTGTTGAGCCTGACTCTCCATCACTGCCAGCGCCTTCTTTAGCCCCACGCGCATCCCCTCAATGACTCGCGCGACAGGGACTCCCTTTATAACCTGCTCCACTCCGAAGCCGACCAGGGCGCCGGCCATCACCGTAGCCGTGGTTGTCCCGTCGCCGACTTCCTCCTGCTGTGCCTTGGCTATGTTGATGAGCATTCTGGCAGCAGGGTGGTTGGCCTCCATCAAGGTCAGGATGGTAACCCCGTCGTTGGTGATCACGACCTCGCCGAATTTATCAACCAGCATCGTGTCCAGTCCTTTGGGACCCAAAGTCCCCTCGACGGCGCTGGTTATAGCCCGGATGGCGTTGGAATTGGTCAGCAAAGCGGCCAGCCTCTCGTCCACCTCGGCCCCCTGAGTCGCTTCCTTTTTCAAGCTCAAATACGGTACCCCCTCACTTTCCCATGCCCTTCATCATGCGCTCCAGAGCTTGTGAAAGGTTCTTGGTCATAAAATCAACTACACTGATTACTTTGGCATACTCCATCCTGGTCGGCCCCAGCACTCCCATGGAGCCCATCTTCCGGCCCGCTACCGAGTAGGCGGCTGTGACCATGCTGCACTCCTTGATTTCCTTGTTCTTTATCTCACCGCCAATGCGCACGGTAACGCCCACATCCTGCTCCTCACCGGTCATTAACCCGTAAAGAAGCTTTTCTTGCTCCAGGATGCTGAGCAGGGTCTTAACCTTTTCCACGTTGTGGAATTCTGGTTGGTTTAACATATTAAATACCCCGC
This region of Pelotomaculum schinkii genomic DNA includes:
- the yqfC gene encoding sporulation protein YqfC; its protein translation is MGWRDFQRKVKRQFSEAMELPGDVVLNLPKIIMIGNIQLFIENHRGIIEYTTEGVRVSVGEGEVAVVGENLMLRNILPDELCVEGKIRSLSFL
- the floA gene encoding flotillin-like protein FloA (flotillin-like protein involved in membrane lipid rafts), whose translation is MLVVFVFIAVAVVFSFIPVGLWISALAAGVRVGIFTLIGMRLRRVPPAKIVNPLIKADKAGLNITVNQLEAHYLAGGNVDRVVNALVAAERAAIPLPFERAAAIDLAGRDVFMAVQMSVNPKVLETPLVSAVAKDGIEVKVIARVTVRANIDRLVGGAGEETILARVGEGVVTTVGSAESHKLVLENPDLISQTVLSKGLDAGTAFEILSIDIADVDVGRNIGAQLQTDQAEADKRIAQAKAEERRAMAVAKEQEMKASVQEMRAKVVQSEAEVPLAMAEALRQGKLGVMDYYNLQNLLSDTQMRDSLSRIGHQREDAGPDLPVK
- a CDS encoding NfeD family protein, translating into MSPALIIWLAYLAFLLGLIALILEIFVFPGFGVAGITGIILVGWGILLVAVDVTQATSALVMALVATIIILFVGIKLMSRYNMWYKLTLQNRQQKEEGYVAPLSELSLFTGWEGTALTPLRPSGAAEIDGHRLDVVTEGEFVSTGAAVKVIKVEGTRVVVKEIT
- the rpsU gene encoding 30S ribosomal protein S21 codes for the protein MAEVKVGKNETLDSALRRFKRTCQKAGVLAEARKHEHYEKPSVKRKKKSEAARKRKFH
- a CDS encoding histidine triad nucleotide-binding protein; its protein translation is MQDCLFCKIIKKEIPAEIAYEDEQVLVFKDINPMAPVHLIIIPKKHIPALADMDEKDTFLMGQIQLTAARLAVKMGLAEEGFRLVNNCGRDAQQTVMHIHYHLLAGRPLNWPPG
- the mtaB gene encoding tRNA (N(6)-L-threonylcarbamoyladenosine(37)-C(2))-methylthiotransferase MtaB, which produces MDEKRVGIATLGCKVNQYESAALAGLFQDQGYKIVDFEDEADLYIINTCTVTHLSDRKSRQLIRRAARRNPAALVVVTGCYAQTSTGEVMKIPGVDLIVGTRERSRIVELVKNAVKGGKPLAAVSAYNASDQFEEFSSIPLSGRARAFLKIQEGCDNCCTYCIVPVARGPLRSRKPENVLKTARQLVEAGFTEIVLTGIHTGAYGRDLGGEHTLSALLRSLSDIPGLLRLRLSSIEPNDITLDLVEVLAGSDKFCRHLHVPLQSGDDQILERMGRRYNTWEYLRLVEVLRENIPNLGLTTDVIVGFPGEREVDFMNTYRFVEKIAYSRLHVFKYSPRRGTPAAAYPDQVDPPTSDQRSHRLIRLGEKMAARFASSLVGMDLPVLVERSLPDSYGLYEGLTDNYVRTVFPGDENLSGQVVRVKIEGLEENHLTGKIIAR
- a CDS encoding 16S rRNA (uracil(1498)-N(3))-methyltransferase — protein: MPRFFVSPEQVKAGRVTITGPDVVHIVKVLRLEPGDTLTVLDGRGMVYEAVIEQAGRESVVCAVVSESNAGGAPALRITLVQGLPKNDKMDLIVQKATELGVCRLIPLICDRSVVKLAGDKPLCRLERWQRIAREAAKQCRRPDVPEVLPPAGWEEALAGMPDNTAAVIPWEEENQESLKKVLGVSGPWGDIYVFIGPEGGFTPAEVELARSHGVRPVTLGPRILRTETAGLAVLAIILYQCGDLGGKLDG
- the prmA gene encoding 50S ribosomal protein L11 methyltransferase gives rise to the protein MDWLEVAVQVPPEGVELVADIFQDMGTGGVVIEDPAVILRYAAAAEPDEWGVETPSPGERRPVVKGYLASGAELAGRLEALRAALNSLELTPAPELRTCRVAEEDWANCWKAYYKPVHVGQRLVVKPSWEDYPVVAGELVIDMDPGMAFGCGAHPTTALCLKLLEKYVQDGATVYDVGTGSGILAIASALLGSGRVVAVDHDPVACRTALANIERNGVAGRVKVIQGDLLSSIEGKAGLIVANIIAGIIAGLAVDVSKTLVPGGIFIASGIISERGPEVIAALESAGLSVVEQSEDGGWVALVAKANP